The Candidatus Nanopelagicales bacterium nucleotide sequence CCGGTTCGCTGCAGGAGCGCGGCACGATGCGTCCGGTCAACATTCCGGATGAGGAAGAAGTCATCACCTTGTCCGAGGGTGACTCGGCCATTAACGACCCAGCCATTAACGACCCAGCCATNNNNNNNNNNNNNNNNNNNNNNNNNNNNNNNNNNNNNNNNNNNNNNNNNNNNNNNNNNNNNNNNNNNNNNNNNNNNNNNNNNNNNNNNNNNNNNNNNNNNGCCATTAACGACCCAGCCATTAACGACCCAGCCATCAACGACCACGAGGATGGTGAGGATCGATGACGACTACTCACTACGTCGTACTGTCGGCGATCCTTTTCAGCATCGGTGTTCTCGGGGTACTGATTCGACGCAACGCCATCATCGTCTTCATGTCCGTTGAGTTGATGCTCAACGCTTCCAACCTGGCGTTCGTCGCCTTCGCAAAGCAGAGCGGCAACCTCGACGGTCAGGCAATCGCCTTCTTCGTGATGGTCGTCGCCGCAGCCGAGGTCGTCGTCGGCCTGGCCATCATCATGACCATCTACCGCACCCGTCGCTCGGCCTCGGTCGACGAGCCGAA carries:
- the nuoK gene encoding NADH-quinone oxidoreductase subunit NuoK; the encoded protein is MTTTHYVVLSAILFSIGVLGVLIRRNAIIVFMSVELMLNASNLAFVAFAKQSGNLDGQAIAFFVMVVAAAEVVVGLAIIMTIYRTRRSASVDEPNLLKY